One window from the genome of Bdellovibrio sp. NC01 encodes:
- a CDS encoding TetR/AcrR family transcriptional regulator, with protein MDTKTQAIKSAKAQLQLKGFNGFSFQDIADDLGIRKASLHYYFSSKEDLGLALISDYEDAFLQWTLSLGEVKALTKLERFFDMFQDMSSDKMKVCPTGVFCIDYNTLGTKMKTALLELHKGQKEWIEQVLRECVSDGDLRKGLKIPEVANLILSMVQGSLQIARLTGSQQLVKNNYHSLLMMCRNR; from the coding sequence ATGGATACTAAAACACAAGCGATTAAAAGCGCCAAAGCTCAGCTCCAACTAAAAGGATTTAATGGATTTAGCTTCCAGGATATCGCTGACGATTTGGGTATCCGCAAAGCCAGTTTGCATTATTACTTTAGCTCAAAAGAAGACCTGGGTTTAGCTCTGATTTCAGATTATGAAGATGCATTTCTACAATGGACGCTTTCGCTGGGTGAAGTGAAAGCTCTAACGAAGCTAGAACGTTTCTTCGACATGTTCCAAGATATGTCATCAGATAAAATGAAGGTCTGCCCGACTGGTGTGTTTTGCATCGACTACAACACTTTGGGCACAAAAATGAAAACGGCCTTGCTTGAACTCCATAAAGGACAGAAGGAATGGATCGAACAAGTTCTGCGCGAATGTGTTTCTGATGGCGACCTTCGTAAGGGACTTAAGATACCGGAAGTTGCGAACTTGATCTTAAGTATGGTGCAAGGTTCGTTGCAAATCGCACGTCTGACCGGCAGTCAGCAATTGGTGAAGAACAACTATCATTCCCTTCTTATGATGTGTAGAAATCGCTAA
- a CDS encoding acetyl-CoA C-acetyltransferase, whose translation MMKTKQMRPVAIIAGSRTPFTKSMGLYSRISNQQLMTATIRNLVEKTNLQGQRLGDVALGAVMKNASDWNLARESVLGSALDPHTPGYDVQRACGTGLETAWQIGLKIASGAMESGIAGGTDTNSDIAGVLPHRFSWIMMDAQKEKSVLGRIAKFAELRPKDLKPKFPAVVEPRTGLSMGQHTELMVQEWGISQLEQDKIALASHQNADKAWKAGFFDDLVFEFKNLKKDTIVRGDTSLEKLAKLKPAFDFTGKGTLTAGNSTALTDGAAAVLLGSEDFAQKHNLPVLAYLVDAEVAAVDYVAGEGLLMAPTYAVARMLRRNNLKLQDFDFYEIHEAFAGQVACTLKAWETEEYCVNRLGEPGALGSIDRSKLNVNGGSLALGHPFAATGGRILVSLAKMLAQKGSGRGLISICTAGGMGVTAIVERP comes from the coding sequence ATGATGAAAACGAAACAAATGCGACCTGTAGCGATCATCGCGGGTTCAAGAACTCCATTCACGAAATCAATGGGTCTGTATTCGCGCATTTCGAATCAACAGTTAATGACAGCAACAATTCGCAATCTTGTAGAGAAAACGAATCTTCAAGGTCAACGCCTTGGCGACGTCGCTTTGGGTGCAGTTATGAAGAATGCTTCTGACTGGAACTTGGCGCGTGAGTCAGTTTTGGGTTCAGCTTTGGATCCTCATACTCCGGGTTACGACGTACAACGTGCCTGCGGTACAGGTTTGGAAACTGCTTGGCAAATCGGTTTGAAGATTGCTTCAGGTGCGATGGAAAGCGGTATCGCTGGTGGTACTGATACAAACTCTGACATCGCAGGGGTTTTGCCGCACAGATTTTCGTGGATCATGATGGATGCACAAAAAGAAAAATCTGTCCTAGGTCGTATCGCAAAATTTGCGGAATTAAGACCAAAAGATTTGAAACCAAAATTCCCAGCAGTGGTTGAGCCGCGCACAGGCCTTTCAATGGGTCAGCATACAGAATTGATGGTTCAAGAGTGGGGCATTTCACAATTGGAACAAGATAAGATTGCATTGGCATCCCACCAAAACGCCGACAAAGCGTGGAAAGCGGGCTTCTTTGACGATCTTGTTTTTGAATTCAAAAATTTGAAAAAAGATACGATCGTTCGTGGTGATACAAGTCTTGAAAAGCTAGCGAAGTTAAAACCAGCATTCGACTTCACAGGCAAGGGCACGTTGACAGCAGGGAACAGTACGGCATTGACGGACGGTGCGGCTGCGGTTCTTCTTGGTAGCGAAGACTTTGCACAAAAGCATAATCTTCCAGTTCTTGCTTACTTGGTTGATGCGGAAGTGGCAGCGGTTGATTACGTCGCTGGTGAAGGCTTGTTGATGGCACCAACCTATGCAGTAGCTCGTATGCTTCGTAGAAATAATTTGAAACTCCAAGATTTTGATTTCTATGAAATTCACGAAGCATTCGCGGGCCAAGTCGCTTGTACTTTGAAAGCATGGGAAACTGAAGAATATTGCGTGAACAGACTTGGCGAGCCCGGTGCACTAGGTTCCATCGACCGCAGTAAATTGAATGTGAACGGCGGAAGTTTGGCTCTTGGTCATCCATTCGCAGCGACAGGTGGACGCATTCTTGTGAGTCTTGCAAAAATGCTTGCACAAAAAGGTTCGGGTCGCGGTTTGATTTCGATCTGTACTGCGGGCGGTATGGGCGTAACTGCTATCGTTGAACGTCCATAA